Proteins from one Planctomycetia bacterium genomic window:
- a CDS encoding efflux RND transporter periplasmic adaptor subunit, translating into MKRLTFILRSLISLAVVAALLVGGWLTRDTWKGWLLRTRPAGESSKTDDHALDNPERLKLSKQAKANLGLKTGTVELTTYWRTAQMPGTIVERPGLSNRGVSTTLSGIITKINVLPGQLVKPGDNLFQLRLVSEYLQNTQAQLYKTTRDLQINADEQQRLKAVADSQSLFKSKLLDLGYEERRLQAALDTHKQDLLTRGLSLDDVNQVMSGKFLTEFFVRAPRKAEDGDKFVYEVEELKVQLGELVQAGQVLAFLANHQALDVEGKAFEQESPLLQVASKENWPIQMVLLDSSSEWSSAPTQLSIRFIASHIDPMTRMLSFYLPVDNAVRETPANGGSVRRVWRFRPGQRVRLGVPVEKMNDVFVLPREAIVHEGSDAFVFRQNGSLLERKPVYVRYEDQDNAVIANDGSITPGNVIAINAAVQLNRALKAKAEGEAGGQGHDHSGHSH; encoded by the coding sequence ATGAAACGACTAACTTTCATCTTGCGTTCCCTCATCTCCTTGGCGGTAGTAGCAGCTTTGCTCGTTGGAGGCTGGCTTACTCGAGATACTTGGAAAGGTTGGCTTTTGCGCACAAGGCCCGCCGGTGAATCGAGCAAGACAGATGATCATGCACTCGATAATCCAGAACGGTTGAAGCTAAGCAAACAGGCTAAAGCAAACTTGGGGCTAAAGACAGGCACCGTTGAACTAACCACCTACTGGCGAACTGCACAGATGCCCGGCACCATTGTGGAGCGGCCTGGGCTGAGTAACCGCGGAGTTTCGACGACGCTTTCCGGCATCATTACCAAGATCAATGTTCTCCCAGGGCAACTCGTTAAGCCTGGTGACAATCTATTCCAGCTTAGACTCGTTAGTGAGTACCTTCAAAACACCCAGGCCCAACTCTATAAGACTACTCGTGATCTCCAGATCAATGCCGATGAACAGCAACGATTGAAAGCGGTAGCTGACAGTCAATCGCTCTTTAAGAGCAAGCTGCTTGATCTTGGCTACGAAGAGCGAAGGCTACAGGCCGCCCTTGATACGCATAAGCAAGACCTTCTCACTCGTGGGCTTTCGCTAGATGACGTGAATCAAGTTATGTCGGGAAAGTTTCTCACAGAGTTCTTCGTCCGTGCACCACGAAAAGCCGAAGACGGCGACAAGTTCGTCTATGAAGTGGAAGAGTTAAAAGTGCAGCTTGGTGAACTTGTGCAAGCCGGACAAGTGCTTGCGTTCCTGGCAAATCACCAGGCACTTGATGTTGAAGGCAAGGCCTTTGAGCAGGAGTCGCCCCTACTTCAAGTTGCATCGAAAGAAAACTGGCCCATCCAAATGGTACTACTTGATAGCTCTTCCGAATGGAGCTCAGCCCCGACGCAACTATCCATCCGCTTCATCGCAAGCCATATTGATCCGATGACGCGGATGCTTTCGTTTTACCTACCGGTTGACAATGCAGTACGAGAAACGCCGGCAAACGGTGGCAGCGTTCGCCGCGTCTGGAGATTTCGGCCTGGACAACGAGTAAGACTTGGAGTACCGGTTGAAAAAATGAACGATGTGTTCGTGCTGCCAAGGGAAGCCATCGTTCACGAAGGCTCTGATGCGTTCGTCTTCAGACAGAACGGAAGCCTGCTTGAAAGAAAGCCCGTCTATGTTCGCTACGAGGATCAAGACAACGCCGTTATTGCCAATGACGGCAGCATCACCCCTGGCAACGTCATCGCCATAAACGCGGCAGTGCAACTGAACCGTGCCCTTAAAGCGAAAGCCGAAGGCGAAGCCGGTGGACAGGGTCACGACCATAGCGGTCATTCCCACTAA